In Gambusia affinis linkage group LG20, SWU_Gaff_1.0, whole genome shotgun sequence, the genomic window GTAAATGCATCTATAGTTAGAATGTATCTGATGGTTCCACACCTGTTTGGAAGCCCTGCAGTCCATCCGGACTGGGGAAACTGGGTATATGCTGTCCAGCACTGGGGTCCCAGTTCCATACAGGGGAGAGGAGTCAATGGGAAGCGTACTGGGAGACACGGTGCCGTAAGCTGGGGGAACTGGAGCCATctgtctctgcagcagctggaggataACATTGATGTCAGCCGTCATTCGAGTTTCCAGCCTGGAGGggagagagacaggaagtgatgacgAGTCATTATACGTAAAGCCATCCGAGACATGTCCAACATTTACATATTAGGTCTGAGTTAGGCTCCTATGCATTAACCAATCATCTCAAAGAACACTGGAAATTACAGTTAAGAAGGAAAAGTTTGATGTTTCAGTACAAAGGACGTGTAAAAACACTTCTTGGATACTTTACACCAAAGCAGCTGAGAATACCAACGATACCTGAGGAGCTGTGACTGCAGGACTTCGAGTCGCGACTCGAGCTCACTGGGCCTTTCCTCTGGGATCAGAGTTACCGGGTTACCGGTGGAAGAAGGTTGTAAAACCTGATTGGACAACTGCTGTTGATCTGGCCAGTATCGATACATTCCCGGCAGATTCAACGATGAAGCTATGAAATCACAGaggcaacagaaaaaagattATTACGAGGGGAGTATAAAAACTCTGAATATTATTGAGCGTTTTGCGCCAAATTATCtgtatcggtatcggaagtgaaaaaattAATCCGTGTGTAGGTTCCATAAACAACAAGACaagaaagttaaaaagaaataaaaagaaaaggttcgTCCAGGAAGGTTAATCTGAAGTCTGAAGGAATTTCACGTCACTGCtgtgaaacagattttatcGGTTGTTTTATGTTGATAATGCAACGTTATGCAAGACTCGTTTGGCTCAAACGTCCTTGTATAAAAAGTAACAGGTACAAACACTCCTTTGTTGCTACAGCAAAATCTCTCTAATGCAGGAGAAAGTAGAGAACTTGATTTAGTGTTTGTAGCAACTATGAGTCAATAATGAAATACACTGCAGTATTTTTCCCATTATGTGTTGATTTGTATTTCATGTCcttttggtattttttgttcttccttattttttaatctttgacactttgtcttttagtttttatacttgCTGCAACGTCAATTGCCCAATTTGGgatacaaataaatctgaaatctgaaattgtTTCTACCTTGGTGGCCCTGGTTCAGCTCCGTGTCCCTCCCCACCGAGGCTCCGCTCTGGGGCAGCTGTGGGGCCGCAGTGGGGACGGAGCCCGGTCTGGGACCGTCAGTGGGGACGGGGCCCGGTCTGGGACCGTCAGTGGGGACGGGGCCCGGTCTGGGACCGTCAGTAGGGACGGGGCTCAGTCTGGGATCGTCAGTGGGGACGGGGCTCGGTCTGGGACCGTCAGTGGGGACGGGGCCCGCTGTGGTGGTTTGAGTTGGAGTCTTCGACAAGTCCTCGCTGGACTGGGAACGGGAGGAGCTCCAGAGGTCGTCCCAGCCGTCCTGAGGCGGCGAACAGTGGCAGGACTGGTGGGGGAACGAGTCTTCGTGGTCGATTCCATCTGATGACAGGAAAATCTCCGGATGACGCGACGTGAACCTGCCTAAATGTGATTAGAGTCGGATTTAAAGCCTTGTTTCCTACCTGGCCTTATTCTGCAGTCGAGGGAGTGGATTCGGTGCCGCGCTTTGTGGCGATATTCACCGTCGTCCCCAGATTCATTGGTTATTACTGGCGGCATTTGGTCAGTCTGAAGatcaaaaatcacatttaatattCAGCTGTAACGTACAGGAGCTTTCAAAATGTCTGATATGCCTTGACTTTTTCTCAGTGGGGATTTTTGTGGGGGAAGACGGAAACAAATGAAGAGTAtttatgaaatgaaaggaaaataatactCTATTCTGTGTTGAAAAgtgtttaatgtatttgtattttcaggGTGGAGGGGTTTAGAGTAATGCTAGACCAGATAGCTGAAAAAAAGCATCATGAAATAAGTATTTCATATTCAtcgatattgataattattgatcagtctttttatttaaatatctgaaatgctgcaAAGGTTTATCCAATTTTCACTCCATGCTGTTGTTGTGGATTATTAAGTAATTATGAGGCACAGTTACGAAACCTTAAATGGCTactgcacaagttactcaacaggttgttgctaggtaaccaaagagtgagtgagttgctaggcaaccaatgAGCGAGTGACCAAATTAGACCAACAAAACCTggtaagatttgtgttttttgcagccGAGATGGTAGTTGTAATCTgtaatcttttgttttcattccttgttccttctttctgttttaaacaaagttgCATCATGTCGTTTCTTTGAGAAGATTCGCCAACGCACGTCTCGCAGGTCGCAGGTGATCTCCAGGTTCCTCCAGAAGCTGTCAGCAAAGCTTGGGTACATGTCAAGCACGTCCAGCAGGTCTTCCCTGGGGATGCGGTGCAGGTCGCAGTAGGTGACGGTGCACACGTCTGCGTTGGATCGTCCCGGTTCGTCGTACAGGTGGATAGGCTCGCCGAATATGTCGTTCTTTTctacaggaaaacaaaatcatttttattagaaGAATTAACTCTTTTTCTCGCGAACACaaaaagctgcatttccattaacaCCTTGATCACCTTAAAGATAATCAaacctgttgattatttttaatcagcaggtttgagttaatctgctgatccagttttagtgagaatgaaaTTACCCCATAGACGCATTTTGTGCTTCGGCTCACGGACCAACGTGTTAcatctttatgagacaaaaagtACTATTTACATTCGAGCGAGGTTTtcacatacttttatttttattttctttattttgtgttaacttattgtctgaggataaatgcagttcagtttcatcgtttacgattaaacaataaaatattaaaatcatgatgcttcttggtctaaatgactgaatgtcgtcagatttcagtggatttaggtgagttttgacgttttgtagtttgatattATCCACAGAAAAGGTTTGCGTGGCTGCCGCACATTTTCACACCAGCGATAAAGTGTGCATATATTTACGCAAACTTTGAcgcaaagttaatttttatacatgccgacttgtgcgtaaaatatgAAGCCGCACATTTTTTGTGCTCACGCACGTTTATGCAGGAGGCCCCAAGACTTTTAGGGTCCGAGACCAAGACCGGTATCGAGTACTACAACAATGGCTGTATCTATTTGCTTCATGGAAGCAtgtcagttttgaaaaaacttgTCTTTCAATAAGTAGCGTTTCCTAGGATTTGTACAAATGCAGGCACCTGGTGACGTCACATGCAAAGGGCCCAATAGAAACACAGGTACTGTACCTAATAAACCCACAACAACATAATCCCTCATGACTTGGATGGAGCCACGGGAGATGAAGAAGAGGGAGTCCAGGAAGTTTCCATAATGGATGAGCGTGTCCCCTGGAGGAGCGTGGACCGTCCTGATCCTCATAGCTAACGTCCGCAGACAAGCTTGACTGCCTCCATGGAAAGCCTTGCAGTTCTGCAGCAAAGAGCGATTGAGGTGCAAGCAGATGTCTGCCTGCAGCGACTCTGGAAACCCCTTCAGCACCTTTAAAAGGAGCAAAACAAACCCATCCTCACATCAGACATTAAATGTAACTCGCTAATCCCTGACAGTGCAGCTACTGGAGGACACACCTTTAGTTTACTCACAGCATTCATATCTATGCCGTTGGTGTAAGACCAGGCGTGCTGGAAGTATTCCTCCAGCTGCTGGCGCAGGCCGCCAGGAATCTGGTGGAAGCGGATGAACTCTTTGACCCGCAGCATTTGGGTGTGGTAGCGGGTCGTGCCGGAGTAAAGCCTCTGGATGATCGCCGACACGTTTCCGAATATGCTGGCGTACATGAGGGCTGCGACAGATTAAaacaagaggagaaaataagcaattattattagaaaatcCTTAATCAAAGATGCGTCATCACAATAATCGATAGATTGATCggtttactaaaataattattagttgtAGCCCTAAAATGGACAATCTTAAGTTTATTATTGTATCTTTAAGTAGCTTTTTAAAACGTAGTTTTAGAGCCACgttaagaaaatacaaaataaaaaactgcaagaataaaattaaaattaaactacaaTAAGGTTGTAGTATTAcatgaataaagtcatatttcgTATTatcatatttgaaaatgtaatactACTGATAATACTtaattctggtaatattatgacttctcaaaatgttatgactttattcacattattaGGAGTTTATTctctttgactttattcttgtatgaCTTCTCGTAATGTTACGACTTTATCGTATGAACTTATTTGATAAATCAGAATTATCAAGAATTATCATACATATAGTATCAAAGTCATACTACTATGACTTTGTTCTCATTCCAGTTTAGTCctgtaatatgactttattctcgtaatttaagaaaaaacattaatactTGGTCGTAGCTTTTTGAGTTCTCTGAATCTAACTCACAGCCGATGACCATGACGCAGATGGAGAAAATCTTCTCGGAGTTCGTGTTTGGCGAGACGTTCCCAAACCCGACGCTCGTCAAACTGCTCAGGGTGAAGTACAGAGCCGTCACGTATTTGTCCTTCACCGACGGCCCAGAGGTGGAGTCGCTTTCGTTGTACGCCTTCCCCAGTTGTTCCGCCAGGTTGTCCAGCCAGCCGGTCTCCGTGTACGGCCTCTCCACGAAGCCGATGGCGTACCAGATGCAGGCGAGCCAGTGGGCGATGAGCACAAAGGTGCACATGAGCAAGAAGAGGACGGCGGCGCCGTATTCGGAGTATCGGTCCAGCTTTCGGGCCACACGGACCAGCCGCAGCAGCCGAGCCGTTTTCAGCAGGCTGGTTAAGGTTGCCATCTTTGGTTTCCATGGGCAACAGGAGAGAAAAATGTAATGCATAATTAAACAATCAgaattaaaatacaatgacttGGGAAAGTACTCCTACCTCTTGAGCTCTTGGTgtgttttggggggggtttACATAACAGACACAAAGTAGTGCTTAATCTTTTCACACCAgtaaattgcaacatttgttacattttcataagGTGTGGTTCGCTTTCGCATTGCACTGTCAAAAGAACCAAACCGATTGAAAAACCTCAcatggtgttcacatatgcttTCAAagcgcaccagagttcactttaaccaAACCAAGACCGAGGTTTATAGGCGAACCAGAgttgttcactgcaaaaatataaaataccaCCAAGAATTAACtcactaacttacaagtaacttttcagcaagtcataagaaattgttttaagtcaacaccTTAATGTTAATAACTTAATGTTGATAAAAAAGCACTAAATctactagcagattatttcacttataacaagaaatGTTTCCCCTTATCAGGAAATTCATTTCCCAGTGGgactagaactttttcaccatccatccatccatccattttctttacaccttttgtccctaatggggtcgggagggttgctggtgccaatccccagctaacgttccgggcgagaggcgggttcaccctggacaggtcgccagtctgtcgcagactttttcaccaataatgagaaattatttacttaaaacaagattctgtatcttgctgaaaatgttttataagttagttttgtcctatttaaactagaccaaaattacttggtaagattttgtatttctaGTGACTTTTTTTGGTCCGCATCACAAAACTGTAGACTGCAGAAAACTGACGTCATAGTTCACAACTTTTCCTTCTGCTGATTGGCCCAGACGGACCAAGACAGATACGATTACCAGAATAAGGCACAAAAATTCTAAGAATTACAAATATGAAAACTATCACCCTACAACTTTGGGCCAACACAACAGATTGTAGCAAAGAAATGTTCACCTCGTCAGACCCAGATCTGAAAATGAGGAGGTCAAAGGGCGTCGCTGCTAGCATGTCAATCGGAAACCAGCCCTTGATGTAATGCTTTGCTATCCGGCTCGGCAGAGTGACGACGACGTCATTGTGGTCCACATACGTGGTGCGGAAGTTGATGATTATGTCCACGATGAAGAGCACGTCCACCATGAGGTCGGTCACGTTCAGAGGGTTACACGTGTAGCCGCATCGTCTTTGCCGCGGGTTGCCGTGTTCGTCCAACAGGAAGGCGGCTGAGTACGGTGTGAAAACGGCCGTGTAGAGGACCAGCAGCAGAATGATCCAGTCCCAAAAGGCCTTGAAGGGGCTGTAATGGAGCAGGATCCACCATGTTGTTTCTGGAACCTGGAGTTTGTATTCTGGCAGAACGTCCGACTCCAAAGAAAGCACCTGCAATCGGACAGCGGTACGTTATTCCATGATTGGATATTTTGGACACTACAGATAGAAAATACAGGAGTAAATCtctgccaaaaaactcagaaactcatacattttctagaaaaaattaatttctgaccACTAAACGTtgaaaatttgtgagaaaaacagaaattttgagattaatctttgAAATTCTTTTAGAAAATACTTGGAAATTTCTCAGAgccaaagataaaaaaaaaaaaaagaaaatctttgactattaaaggtaaaaaaatctaaaatgtttcactttacaagctcagaaaattttaaagttttttttcttgaaagatTCTGAGATCaatatcaaaatgtattttttttaatggaaatttactccttctTTGCTGTCaacaaagcttaaaaaaaccCTAATATGGCGACATGATTTCTGACCTATAAGCACTTTTTAGTCAGTGTAAAGTATTTTGACTTAAGGCCAGACGATAAATCGATTCtgtcaattaatcagatttttggtctgaagatttaatttttggaaaatttggatttaaaaaaaaattgtttaacttTAGATCAACTATATAGCAAACTTAGGGTGAGGgaaagattaattttttattaaatgacaagcataaaatcataatattacaagactAGTCGTTCTACAATAGagtcaaaataatgcaagaacaaagttgtaatattaggagaataaatTAGTGAGTACGccatcacagattaaaaattaaactgactTTGAAGCAATCCAAGCtcatttctcattaaaataactttttcttttaattttaagacaaaGACTTGTAGACaaaatttctgttaaaattttGCCTATATCTTATGATACTCTTGTAATTAAACTAATGAaagccactttttaaaatattttctgtcattttttatttctttttttttttagaaaagaaagtgtAAATCGATTGAAATTCGAAACTGGATCTGATGTGAAatgatcagattttatttctaagcCCTAACATCTTGCCTCAAACCGGTTTTTCTGGAAgacatttctgttattttattaaaaaagacgTCACAGAGACTAAGTTTTGAAGAACACGTCTCCTTTGATTCATGTTGTCCAGGCTGACTGACCATCTGCTGGGTTGCGGGGCTGAAATGATGAACTGGATGTTGCACCGAGTTAATTTCGTTCCCCCGTCAGTGTCGTTGCTATTGACTCGCCTAATTTCAAACGAACTTTCTTGAAAAATACCCCTGACCTTCCTGACATATCTGTTAGCCATATGAATCCATACTATTGCACAGATAGATCATCCCACAGACGGGAGCTGGAAGGTCACAGGTCGGTGCTAGctcaactttttgtttgtttaccatCCACGGTCCAGTGGTGCTGAACTGGGAGCCTGAGGGCTGCACTGGTAACAACTGGAGCTCTCAATTGGACTGCCATCTTTATCAGCTGCCCACTGATTTTTCCATTAGAGGGTTAATTAGCAGCAGCTTTCCATCATGGCGGCAGAGTGGGGATGTTGATTCGCTTGTTCTCCTCTAACGACACGCTGAACCCGAACGCCATGAAGTCACAGAAAGATGAATGAATTTTACTGGTGACTGAGTGAGTTCATTAATTCAGATTTCCTGGCTCTGCAGCAAAACCAGGATTCACAAAACAACGCTCTGGATATTTAAAGTTAGAAggttctttattatttaatttctaatcactaagaaaaaatatttaattaatattaaacaatattaattaagtaattattcTTAATTGTAATAATTCATAATATGAAGTTCCCTTTGGGTTTAATAAAGGGTTTTTAAACTTGAATTTGCTTTTGAATCTGGTGAACATTTCACCCCCAATTTAGTTGGTTGGTGAGTTTCATCAATCTGGGCGACacggcttaaaaataaaatcagttttttttttcttcatttataccaaatctgattaaaaaaaatatattttcttggattcttttctacaaagaaattaaaaaaaatggcttttacttcagtttttccttccctGAGTTGTTACTGCCAGACtaccagattttttgttttttgttatactgagaaattattttgttgttgttattttatatgacagaatATTAGGCCCACGCCAAGAAAATAAGAAGAACAtaattacgagaataaaatcataaaagtcGAAATGCTGATATTATGATGTTAGTCTTGTAATACTTTcactttgttcttgttttattctgattttattctcgtccaactttaatttcttaatatgtttactttattcttgtacagCTTTTATCTCATAATTTAGGACTATAtgttggttattttattttaattttttaattcttcctTAATATGGTGCTAATACTGCATAATTGTTTGTgttggagttctcataaaattacaacttcaatCTACTAATATCACGACTTTATTCTGTTgatattaagactttattctagtattatttcttattattcttGTAACAATAGGACTTTACCAGCCTGACTATCATATTTTGTTGTAGAGTTGATTCAaagttcagaaaaacagaaaagttcatcaaacaagatggccgccttgTACTTTCTGGCATAACTGCACTATATAAACCCAAAGAG contains:
- the kcnh6b gene encoding potassium voltage-gated channel subfamily H member 6, which produces MKYPTKNGVKHAKPARPGSRMEIQQLATVRHLDLHKELRTPVESERGPDQKAGSGPKLGEESFSPSRQNDEPGPEKAKPASQHMFEARGPGGCALLIETLTDNNPRTHQEIKRLLTKNRGTLSDGARHNFTHMGVVMAPAENVSAERALEMAIEAGAEDVQETEDEEEKLQLKFVCAVSDLNKVRGSLERLGLHITSAGLEFVTQCGTISRPTAETIGATLHIWNDGRICHLIASIRAGNWACCGREETLLNVFTAVRLQVLSLESDVLPEYKLQVPETTWWILLHYSPFKAFWDWIILLLVLYTAVFTPYSAAFLLDEHGNPRQRRCGYTCNPLNVTDLMVDVLFIVDIIINFRTTYVDHNDVVVTLPSRIAKHYIKGWFPIDMLAATPFDLLIFRSGSDEMATLTSLLKTARLLRLVRVARKLDRYSEYGAAVLFLLMCTFVLIAHWLACIWYAIGFVERPYTETGWLDNLAEQLGKAYNESDSTSGPSVKDKYVTALYFTLSSLTSVGFGNVSPNTNSEKIFSICVMVIGSLMYASIFGNVSAIIQRLYSGTTRYHTQMLRVKEFIRFHQIPGGLRQQLEEYFQHAWSYTNGIDMNAVLKGFPESLQADICLHLNRSLLQNCKAFHGGSQACLRTLAMRIRTVHAPPGDTLIHYGNFLDSLFFISRGSIQVMRDYVVVGLLEKNDIFGEPIHLYDEPGRSNADVCTVTYCDLHRIPREDLLDVLDMYPSFADSFWRNLEITCDLRDTDQMPPVITNESGDDGEYRHKARHRIHSLDCRIRPDGIDHEDSFPHQSCHCSPPQDGWDDLWSSSRSQSSEDLSKTPTQTTTAGPVPTDGPRPSPVPTDDPRLSPVPTDGPRPGPVPTDGPRPGPVPTDGPRPGSVPTAAPQLPQSGASVGRDTELNQGHQASSLNLPGMYRYWPDQQQLSNQVLQPSSTGNPVTLIPEERPSELESRLEVLQSQLLRLETRMTADINVILQLLQRQMAPVPPAYGTVSPSTLPIDSSPLYGTGTPVLDSIYPVSPVRMDCRASKQSLDQVDLKSSKKSQESLSSGIHMTAASDDTMSTTVTPDTDAHAGFAATLPQQLPRSTPERSVSLCETVRFLSLPVNLDLTSKPAEIQKHTSDPALPVFT